The Canis aureus isolate CA01 chromosome 11, VMU_Caureus_v.1.0, whole genome shotgun sequence genome has a segment encoding these proteins:
- the NUP50 gene encoding nuclear pore complex protein Nup50 encodes MAKRIAEKELTDRNWDQEDEAEEVGTFSVASEEVLKNRAIKKAKRRNVGFESDSGGAFKGFKGLVVPSGGGGFSGFGNGAGGKPLEGLSNGSSITSASPFSSARTATESKAAFGSIAANGPTSLVDKKILTPKTNGDSQQPSSSGLTSSAACPRNAYHKQLAALNCSVRDWIVKHVNTNPLCDLTPIFKDYEKYLAGIEQQHGGGGGRSSESETNKMPLATQSPSLFGSTKLQQESTFLFPGHKAEDASEKKTDLSVGAASASFNFGKKIDSSVLGSLNSGPLTGFSFSSGNSSLFGRDLTQNKSMSSPFYTKTLEVQPEGGSSECKGGDEEENDEPPKVVVTEVKEEDAFYSKKCKLFYKKDNEFKEKGVGTLHLKPTANQKTQLLVRADTNLGNILLNVLIPPNMPCTRTGKNNVLIVCVPNPPIDEKNAAAPVTMLIRVKTGEDADELHKILLEKKDA; translated from the exons ATGGCCAAAAGAATTGCTGAGAAGGAATTGACAGATAGGAATTGGGATCAAGAAGATGAAGCAGAAGAG GTGGGAACATTCTCAGTGGCCAGTGAGGAAGTCTTGAAGAATAGAGCCATAAAGAAAGCAAAGCGTAGAAATGTTGGATTTGAA TCTGATAGTGGAGGGGCCTTTAAAGGTTTTAAAGGTTTGGTTGTACCTTCTGGAGGAGGAGGGTTTTCTGGATTTGGTAATGGCGCtggaggaaagcctttggaaggACTGTCTAATGGAAGCAGCATAACTAGCGCCTCTCCCTTCTCCAGTGCAAGGACAGCAACAGAGAGCAAGGCAGCCTTTG GATCTATTGCTGCAAATGGTCCTACCTCCTTGGTTGATAAAAAGATTTTAACTCCCAAAACTAATGGTGACAGTCAGCAGCCCTCCTCCTCTGGCCTTACCTCTAGTGCAGCCTGCCCCCGCAATGCCTATCACAAGCAGCTGGCTGCCTTGAACTGTTCTGTTCGGGACTGGATCGTGAAGCACGTGAACACAAACCCACTGTGCGACTTGACGCCTATCTTTAAAGACTACGAGAAATACCTAGCGGGAATCGAACAGCAGCACGGGGGCGGTGGCGGCAGGAGTTCTGAAAGTGAAACTAACAAAATGCCACTTGCAACACAGTCCCCTTCCCTATTCGGGTCAACAAAACTGCAGCAAGAGTCAACATTTCTCTTTCCTGGCCACAAGGCAGAGGACGCATCTGAAAAGAAGACAGACCTTTCTGTAGGAGCAGCAAGTGCCTCGTTTAACTTTGGCAAGAAGATCGATAGTTCTGTCTTGGGGTCCTTAAACTCTGGCCCACTAACTGGATTTTCGTTTTCTTCTGGAAACTCCAGTTTATTTGGCAGAGATCTTACCCAGAATAAATCAATGTCTTCACCATTTTACACGAAAACATTGGAGGTACAACCTGAAGGCGGCAGTAGCGAATGCAAAG GCGGAGATGAAGAAGAGAATGATGAGCCACCTAAAGTAGTAGTTACTGAAGTAAAAGAAGAAGATGCTTTTTACTCCAAAAA GTGTAAACTCTTTTACAAGAAAGACAACGAATTTAAAGAGAAAGGTGTGGGTACTTTGCATTTAAAACCTACAGCGAATCAGAAAACACAACTGTTAGTGCGGGCGGACACCAATTTAG GCAACATACTGCTGAATGTCCTGATTCCACCCAACATGCCATGTACCCGGACAGGGAAGAACAACGTCCTCATCGTGTGCGTTCCAAATCCGCCCATCGATGAGAAGAATGCCGCCGCCCCAGTCACCATGTTAATCCGGGTAAAAACGGGCGAGGATGCGGACGAGTTGCACAAAATTTTACTGGAGAAAAAGGATGCCTGA